CCGCGCACTATTCATGACTCTTCACTGAGTAAAGCCATCCACGGCATTGTCGCGGCCCGTTGCGGGCGACGCGATGAGGCGTATCGTTTCTGGCGCGCAGGCTGTGAGATCGATCTCGGCGATGCGCCGCACAGCAGCGACGACGGCATTCACGCGGCAGCGACTGGCGCTATCTGGCTAGGCGCGGTACAGGGTTTCGCAGGGATCAGCGTCAAAGCCGGGGAACTTCACGTGACGCCGTCACTCCCTCGCGCATGGCGTCGGCTGGCGTTTCCCTTCTGCTGGCAGGGGCAGCAGCTTCATTTTGAGATAACCCAGGCGTCGCTGACGGTCAGAAGCGATCGCGCCGTCAGGTTATTGGTTAACAATACGGCAGTGGAGATTGAAGGTGAGTGGACGTTCTCCCTGTCAGCAGACGAACGCAGGGAGGCGAAATGAAACCGGACGCCGTAATTTTCGATCTCGATGGCGTGATTACCGACACCGCTCACCTGCATTTTGTGGCCTGGCGCAAGGTGGCGGCAGAGGTGGGGATCGCTATCGACGAGCAGTTTAACCAGCAGCTAAAAGGCATCAGCCGGATGGGCTCGCTGGAGCGTATTCTCGCCTGGGGCGGGAAAGCGAATGTATTCAGCGAGGCGGAAAAAGCGTCACTCGCCACGCGCAAAAACGCGCTTTACGTTGAATCATTACGCACGCTGACGCCGCAGGCAGTGCTGCCGGGCATCGCGTCGCTGCTGGCGGCGCTGCGCCAGGAGGGTATCGGTATCGGGCTGGCATCGGTGTCGCTCAACGCGCCTGCAATTTTACAGGCGCTGGGCCTTGCCGCGCAGTTTGACTTCTGCGCCGACGCCGCAAGGCTTATGCACTCCAAGCCCGACCCGGAGATATTTCTTGCCGCCTGCGCCGGGCTTGGCGTGGCGGCGGCGCGTTGTATCGGCGTGGAGGATGCGCAGGCGGGTATCGATGCTATCAACGCCTGCGGTATGGCGTCCGTAGGCATCGGCGAAGGGCTTTGCGGCGCGCAGCTGCGGCTGGATAACACCGCGCAGCTCACCTGGCCGCGGCTACACGCGCTCTGGAATCAACAACAGCGCGCCGCGGCGCGCTGACAACAAGGACAGATTATGGCTCAACTCTCTCTACAACATATTCAGAAGATTTATGACAACCAGGTTCACGTCGTTAAAGACTTCAATCTGGAGATTGCCGATAAAGAGTTTATCGTCTTTGTCGGGCCGTCAGGCTGCGGGAAATCCACCACGCTGCGTATGATCGCGGGCCTTGAGGCTATCAGCGGCGGCGATTTGCTGATTGATGGCGTGCGGATGAACGACGTGCCAGCCAAAGCGCGCAATATCGCGATGGTGTTCCAGAACTACGCGCTGTATCCGCATATGACGGTCTATGACAACATGGCGTTCGGCCTGAAGATGCAGAAGGTGTCGCCTGCGATTATTGAAGAGCGCGTCGCCTGGGCGGCGCAAATTCTCGGGCTGAAAGAGTATCTGAAGCGCAAACCGGGTGCGCTTTCCGGCGGCCAGCGTCAGCGCGTGGCGCTGGGGCGCGCGATTGTCCGCGAGGCGGGTGTCTTTCTGATGGATGAACCGCTCTCGAATCTCGATGCCAAACTGCGCGTCCAGATGCGTGCTGAGATAAGCAAGCTGCACCAGAAGCTTAACACTACCATGATCTACGTGACTCACGATCAGACTGAAGCGATGACGATGGCAACCCGCATCGTGATTATGAAAGACGGGATTGTGCAGCAGGTCGGCGCGCCGAAAGAGGTCTATAACCATCCGGCGAATATGTTTGTGGCCGGTTTTATCGGCTCGCCCGCGATGAATTTTATTCGCGGGGCTATCGACGGCGACTATTTCGTGACGGAAACGCTGAGGCTGCCGCTGCCGGAAAATAAACTCGCGCGTCTCAATGACAGCGACTATCAACGCAAAGGCGTGGTATTAGGCATTCGCCCGGAAGATATTTTCCCCGGCGTTACCGGCGATGACGCCGTTGAAGCGAAAATTGCCGTTGCAGAATTAACGGGCGCGGAATTTATGCTTTACGCCACGGTGGGTGGGCATGAAATGGTGGTGCGTGCAGGCGCGGATAAAGATTATCAGGCCGACCAGCGTATTAATATCGCCTTTGATATGAAGAAATGCCACGTCTTCGACAGCGAGACGGAAGCCGCGATCGCCTGAGTTTCATACCGATGAAAAATAAGCTCTGCCTGTAGCGGAGCTTATTTTTTTCAGATAATCGTTGTAGGAATTAACGTACGAGGCGGAACAGATTCACCGGCGATACGGGAGAATAACAACGCGCTGCTGACATCGCCTAATTGTCGGGTGGGAACGTTAATACCTCCGGGCGGTGGAGTGAGCAGGAAAGAGAGCGTTTCGTTGCTATACCCAACCACTGTCAGCGCGTCCGGGATCGCGATGCCGCGCTCGGCGGCGGCGCGGTAGACGCTCATCAGTTTCAGGCTGTCGGTGGCGAAGACCGCATCGGGCGGTTTGGGCAGCGCCAGCAGGCGACGCGCCGCATCCAGCGCGCTCTCCTGGGTATAACCGCCATCGACCACCAGCGCGGCGTCGTCAGGCCGCTGATGCTTCGCCAGGCTTGCCCGAAACCCGGCCAGACGGTCGACCGAGACGTGATAATCCAGCGGCGCGTGCACACAGGCGATACGCTGGCAACCTTTCGCGACAAGCGTATCGGTCAGCGCGATGCTGTCGTGATAATTATCGGTATCGACGGAGGCGATATGCTGATAATCCCCTGCGACTTTACCGATGACTATCACCGGAATAGCGCATTCATCAAGCCTTTCGAAAAAGGTTTCATCGGCTGGCGCGCTCAACATAATAATACCCTTAATCATTTTCTGACGAATACGCGTCAGGCATTTCTGTAAATCATCTTCACTGTTACGGGACGTCTGAAGAATAACGTCGAAGCCGGTTTCTTCCGCGCGCGCCATAATCGCATGCAGCACTTCCGAGAAAAAAGGATTACCGGCCGTGGTTTTGGTCGAGCGTGCGGAAATCACCATAATAGCGTCGAAACCGGAGGAGGTGAGCGCGCGCGCCATTTTATTCGGCTGATAGTTTAATTCTTCAATCGCTTTTAATACCCGCTCGCGCGCAGCATCGGAAATATTGGTCTGATTATTCAGAACGCGCGATACCGTCGATTTGGAAACTTTTGCCACGCGGGCAATATCGTAAATGGTCGGGGACATTCGACCGTGCTCCATTACATCGCTTCAACAAAATTATCTTACTGAAGCCCCGCAGCAGTGTCCATGCGCCATGTTTTTGTAAATCGGCGTCAGCGGGGCTTGAATCGCCGCGCCCGGACCTTACTGTTATTATCAGAGGATATAAACGCATCGGGCAGGGATATGATTAAACAACTTCAGAGTGAAATGCAGGCGCTGATGAATCGCAGCGTCGACAGGCATTTGCGCCTCGCGGTAACCGGGCTTAGCCGTAGCGGGAAAACCGCCTTTATTACTGCGCTGGTGAATCAGTTGCTATCTGTTAACAGCGGGGCGCGGCTGCCGCTCTTTTCGCCGGTGCGCGAAGAACGGCTGCTCGGCGTGCGCCGCGTGCCGCAGCAGGATATGGGCGTCGCGCGTTTTACCTATGACGAAGGGCTGGCGCAGCTTTTCGGTACGCCGCCCGCGTGGCCGACGCCGACGCGCGGCGTGAGTGAGATCCGTCTCGCGCTGCGCTATCGCTCGCGAGAATCGCTGCTGCGCCATTTTAAAGATACCTCCACGCTCTATCTCGATATTGTCGATTACCCCGGTGAATGGCTGCTCGACCTGCCCATGCTGGCGCAGGACTATCTCACCTGGTCGCGGCAGATGACGGGCCTGCTGCAGGGCGACAGGGCCGTCTGGGCGCAGCGCTGGCGGAGCCTGTGCGAAGGGCTGGATCCGCTGGCGCCGGGCGATGAAAAGCGTCTGGCGGAGATAGCGGAAGCCTGGACCGACTACCTGATGCAGTGTAAACGCGAAGGGCTGCACTTTATCCAGCCGGGGCGTTTTGTGCTGCCGGGCGATCTGGCGGGCGCGCCGGTGTTGCAGTTCTTCCCGTGGCCAGGTGTGGATGAAGTTGGCGAGACAAAACTGGCGCAGGCGGGCAAACAGACCAATATCGGCATGCTGCGCGAGCGCTACCAGTACTACTGCGAAAAGGTGGTTAAAGGTTTTTACCGGGAGCATTTTGTGCGTTTCGACCGCCAGATAGTGCTGGTGGATTGCCTTCAGCCGCTCAACAGCGGGCCGCAGGCGTTTAACGATATGCGCCTTGCGCTGACGCAACTGATGCAAAGCTTTCATTACGGCCAGCGCACGCTGTTCCGCCGTCTCTTTTCCCCGGTGATCGACAAACTGCTGTTCGCCGCCACCAAAGCGGATCACGTCACGCACGATCAGCATGCGAATCTGGTGTCGCTGCTCTCGCAACTGGTGCAGGAGGCGTGGCAGAACGCCGCGTTTGAAGGTATCGAGATGGACTGCACGGGCATCGCCTCTATACAGGCGACAGAAAGCGGCATGGTGGAAAGCCGCGGCGAAAGCGTGCCGGCGCTGCGCGGCAACCGCTTAAGCGACGGCGCGCCGCTGACCATTTACCCTGGCGATGTGCCGGCGCGGCTGCCGGGCAGCGCGTTCTGGCAGCAGCAGGGTTTTCAGTTTGAAGCCTTTCGTCCGCGCGTGATGGACGTTGACCGGCCGCTGCCGCATATCCGCCTGGACGCGGTGCTGGAATTTTTAACAGGAGATAAGCTGCGATGAGCGAGATTAAACCGCGCCGCGAATTTGACGAGCCGCTGCGCCCGGAAGAAGGCCCGACGCTTCGCGCCACCCAGGCATTTGACGAGGCGCAGGCGTTTGTACCGGCCGTTGAGGAAGAGACGCTGAACGCAGATGCGCCCGAGCGTGTGGTGGAGAACGCGCTCAAACCCCGGCGCAGCCTGTGGCGGCGCATGGTGGTGGCCGGGCTTGGCCTGTTTGGCGTAAGCGTTGTGGCGCAGGGCGTGCAGTGGGCGACAAACGCCTGGTACACGCGCGACTGGATAGCGCTTGGCGGCTGCGTCGCCGGTGGGCTGATTGTGGCGGCGGGCGTGGGTGCGATCGCGAGCGAATGGCGGCGGCTTTATCGCCTGCGCGAACGCGCAGAGGAGCGCGACGAGGCGCGCGAGCTGCTGGCAAGCCACGGCAGCGGCAAGGCGCGCGCGTTTTGTGAAAAGCTGGCGAGCCAGGCGGGGCTGACGCAGGGGCATCCGGCGCTGGCGCGCTGGCATGCCGCGATCCATGAAACCCACAGCGATCGCGAAGTGGTGACGCTTTACGCGCATATCGTCCAGCCGGTGCTGGACAGCCAGGCCCGCAGCGCTATCAGCCGCTCGGCGGCCGAATCAACGCTGATGATTGCGGTGAGCCCGCTGGCTCTGGTGGATATGGCGTTTATCGCCTGGCGCAACCTGCGGCTGGTCAACCGTATCGCGACGATCTACGGCATTGAACTCGGTTACTACAGCCGCATTCGTCTGTTTCGTCTGGTATTGCTCAATATGGCTTTCGCGGGCGCGAGCGAAATGGTGCGCGAAGTCGGCCTTGACTGGATGTCACAGGATCTTGCCGCGCGCGTCTCCGCCCGCGTGGCGCAGGGGCTGGGCGCGGGGCTGCTGACCGCGCGTCTTGGCGTAAAGGCGATGGAGCTGTGCCGTCCGCTGCCCTGGACGGAAGACGACAAGCCGCGCCTGGGCGATTTCCGCCGCCAGCTGTTGAGTGAAGTTAAAGCCACGCTGCAAAAACAGAAGCGTGAGCGCGAAGAGTAACCCCAACGGCGTTATGCCTGCTCAGGTTTACAGCATGACGCCGCATTTTTCCGCACTCTGTCAATTTTTGTTGACAGACTACTCCCCCGGTTGCGGCAACTGAAGTATCATCTCGCCATTCGTTGGATCAATGCGTGAAGGTGCTGCCATGCGTCTTGAAGTGTTTTGTGAGGACCGCCTCGGTCTGACCCGTGAGTTGCTCGATCTCCTGGTGCTGCGCAGTATCGATTTACGTGGTATCGAGATAGACCCGATCGGGCGAATCTATCTCAATTTTTCCACGCTGGAATTTAACGCCTTCAGTAGCCTGATGGCGGAAATCCGCCGTATTCCCGGCGTTACCGACGTGCGCACCGTGCCGTGGATGCCCTCCGAGCGTGAACACCGTTCGCTGAGCGCGCTGCTGGAAGCGCTGCCGGAGCCGGTGTTTTCGGTGGATATGAAAAGCAAAATCGAGCTGGCGAACCCGGCGAGCTGCGCGCTGTTCGGCCAGAATGAAGCGCGCCTGCGCAACCATAACGCCGCGAGCCTTATCAGCGGTTTCAACTTTCAGCGCTGGCTGGAGAGCAGCCCGACGGCGTCCCATACCGAACACGTGGTGATTAACGGCCAGGATTTTGTACTCGAGATCACGCCGGTGCATCTGGAAGAAGAGAGCGGCAGCAGCGTGCTGACCGGCGCGGTCGCGATGCTGCGCTCAACCGTGCGCATGGGCCGCCAGTTGCAGAACCTGACCAGCCTCGATCTGCACGCGTTCAGCCATATCATCGCGGTCAGCCCGCGCATGAAACAGGTGGTGGATCAGGCGCGCAAACTGGCGATGCTGAACGCGCCGCTGCTCATCACCGGCGACACCGGCACCGGTAAAGATCTGCTGGCGCACGCCTGCCATCTGGCAAGCCCGCGCGCCGACAAGCCCTATCTGGCGCTGAACTGCGCGTCCATTCCGGAAGATGTGGTGGAGAGCGAGCTGTTCGGTCACGCGCCGGGCGCTTACGCCAATGCCCATGAGGGGAAAAAAGGCTTCTTCGAACAGGCTAACGGCGGCTCGGTGCTGCTCGATGAAATTGGCGAGATGTCGCCGCGTATGCAGGCCAAGCTGCTGCGCTTTCTCAATGACGGCACGTTCCGTCGGGTGGGCGAAGAGCATGAGGTGCATGTGGATGTGCGCGTTATCTGCGCGACGCAGAAAAATCTCGTGGAACTGGTGCAAAAAGGCGCGTTTCGCGAAGATCTTTTCTACCGCCTCAACGTGCTGACGCTGAATCTGCCGCCGCTGCGCGACCGCCCGCAGGACATCATGCCGCTGACGGAGATGTTCGTGGCGCGCTTTGCCGATGAACAGGGCGTGCCGCGCCCGAAACTGGCAGGCGATCTCGGCCAGGTGCTGACCCGCTACGGCTGGCCAGGCAACGTGCGCCAGCTGAAAAACGCGATTTACCGCGCGCTCACGCAGCTTGAGGGTTATGAACTGCGCCCGCAGGACATCCTGCTGCCGGATTTCGACGCCGCCGCGCTGCCGGTGGGCGAAGAGGCGATGGAAGGCTCGCTTGACGACATAACACGCCGTTTCGAGCGCTCGGTGCTGACGCAGCTTTATCGCAGCTATCCAAGTACCCGTAAGCTCGCCAAACGGCTCGGCGTCTCACATACGGCCATCGCCAATAAACTTCGTGAATATGGCTTAAGCCAGCGCAAGGGCGAAGAGTAACGCCGCAAACAAAAAAGCCTCCGCATGCGGAGGCTTTTTTTATCGGACGAATTACGCTTTCAGTGCGTTAAGCGCCGCGTCGTAGTTCGGCTCGTGGGTGATTTCATTCACCAGCTCGCTGAACACGATTTCATCGTTCTCATTCAGGACCAGCACCGCGCGAGCGGTCAGACCTTTCAGCGCGCCTTCTTCGATGCCCACGCCATATTCTTTGGCGAATTCCGGGTTACGCAGCGTGGAGAGCGTGATGACATTGCTCAGGCCTTCCGCGCCGCAGAAGCGGGACTGCGCGAACGGCAGGTCGGCGGAAACGCACAGCACAACGGTGTTTTCCATGCCGGTCGCCAGCTGGTTGAATTTGCGCACGGACGCCGCGCAAACGCCGGTGTCGATGCTCGGGAAAATGTTCAGTACTTTACGCTTACCGGCAAACTGGCTCAGCGAAACGTCAGACAGATCTTTTGCCACCAGGCTGAACGGCGCCGCTTTGCTGCCTGCCTGCGGGATCTGACCCACCACGGAAACCGGATTGCCCTGGAAATAGACGATTTGTGACATAGTTATCTTCCTGTTTACATATAGTTAACGTCGCCGCTAGTGTATGTGATCCCGCGGGGGATGAATATAAAAAACTGTCCCGGCAGGCTAACTTTCCAGTCGCTATACTGAGGCAAAGCCCGTTGCGAGGAAAATAATGAGAAGCGTAAAAGTGTATCAGGAAGCCTGGCCGCTCCATTCGCCGTTTGTGATTGCCCGCGGCAGCCGCAGTGAAGCGGTGGTGGTTGTGGTGGAGCTGGAAGAAGAGGGCGTCAGGGCGCTGGGCGAATGCACGCCGTATCCGCGCTACGGTGAGAGCGCAGCCTCGGTAATGGCGCAAATCATGACTGTTGTGCCACAGCTCGAAGCCGGGCTGGATCGGGCCGGGCTGCAGAAATTGCTGCCAGCAGGTGCCGCGCGTAACGCCGTCGACTGTGCGCTCTGGGATCTTGAGGCGCGCCGCGCGGGCGAAACGCTTGAGGCCTTTTTACAGGTCACGCTGCCGGAACAGCACACTACCGCCCAGACGGTCGTATTAGGCGCGCCGGAACAGATGGCGAGCAACGCCGCGCTGCTGTGGGAAAAGGGCGCACGGCTGCTGAAAATCAAACTCGACGACACGTTTATTACCGAGCGGATGGTCGCCATTCGCGGTGCGGTGCCGGAGGCGACGCTGATTGTCGATGCTAACGAATCCTGGCATGCGGAAGGGCTGGCGGCGCGCTGTCAGCTGCTGGCGGACCTCGGCGTGCAGATGCTGGAACAGCCGCTGCCGGCGTCTGACGATCGGGCGCTGGAGAACTTTATTCATCCGCTGTCCATCTGCGCCGATGAGAGCTGTCACGCGCGCGGCAGCCTGAAGACGCTCGCCGGGCGCTACGAGATGATCAACATCAAGCTCGATAAAACCGGCGGGCTGACGGAGGCGCTGGCGCTCGCGCGCCAGGCGACGGAGGAAGGATTCGGCCTGATGCTCGGCTGTATGCTCTGCACCTCACGCGCCATCGGTGCCGCGCTGCCGCTGATCCCGCAAATGCGCTTTACCGATCTCGACGGCCCCACGTGGCTTGCGGTGGATGTGGAGCCTCCCTTACGTTTTACGCCCGGCCAGCTCTATCTTCATTCTGACGTCGGCCCTCAGCTTTCGTCGTCGTAATGCAGCAATGCGGTCATCGCCGCCAGATAGCGCTCGGTGGCGTCGTCGGCGGAGATGGCCGGAAACTCGGCGGTAATGCAGATTAACCCCAGATCCGCGCACCAGCTGCCAAACGATCCGGGCGTCTCATAACCGACGCTGGTGACGTGCGGCAGGCCGAACGCGTCGGCGAGCCAGCGGCCAAGCGGAGTCTGCTGCGGATCTTCTATACAGCCTAACGGGTCGTGAAACGAGACCACCCAGGCGGGTTTTAGCTGATGAATTAACTGGCACAGCGCGGCGGTTTCCGGCTCCGAACCCGGCTTTTCGCCGGTGGAGAGCGTCACGTCGCGCGCTTCTGCCGCACTGTTCCAGCGATAGACGGTTTCGCCCGGCTGCCAGTTGGCCGCCGGAAAATTGCGGTTGAGATCGACGCCGCGGGCGTTGGCGCGCAGGCCGAGCTGACAGCCGTCCGGGTTGACCGCCAGCACCACGTGATGCCGCCGGTGCGTTGGCTCCAGCGTACGCAGCGCGCAGGAGAGCGTCACCAGCGCCGCGTTTTCATCACCGTGGGTGCCTGCGATGATAAGTCCCGGCGCGCGCTGCGCCTCCGGGGCCGGGAACCAGAGCAGCGGCGCGCCGAGCGCCGATTCGCCATAACGCAGGGCGTCGTCAGGTAAAGCGCCGCGCCGGGCGCGCGGTCGAAGCGGAGTCAGCGTGTTCATTGTGGGTCGCCATGAAAGGGTGATTACAGGAGTGTTGACGACATTTGGCCGAAATTCAACAGCCTGACGGTAGCCTGCGTCGTGCGCGCTATTTAAACGCTCAGACATTAACACTTTGATCTGACGCGGGGTTTGCACGCAAAATCGCGCCCACGGGTTTGCAATTTATATTCATCCAACAAATAATTCCCCGACAGCGCCCGGAGAGAGCGGTTCGGCGCGGGACCACGAGAACGAGGACCTCATGAAAATTCCTGTAAGCTTTACTCTTAGCGCATTATGGGTCGCGACCGCGCTGACCGGCGCGTTTGCCG
The genomic region above belongs to Cronobacter malonaticus LMG 23826 and contains:
- the pgmB gene encoding beta-phosphoglucomutase, producing MKPDAVIFDLDGVITDTAHLHFVAWRKVAAEVGIAIDEQFNQQLKGISRMGSLERILAWGGKANVFSEAEKASLATRKNALYVESLRTLTPQAVLPGIASLLAALRQEGIGIGLASVSLNAPAILQALGLAAQFDFCADAARLMHSKPDPEIFLAACAGLGVAAARCIGVEDAQAGIDAINACGMASVGIGEGLCGAQLRLDNTAQLTWPRLHALWNQQQRAAAR
- a CDS encoding ABC transporter ATP-binding protein, which gives rise to MAQLSLQHIQKIYDNQVHVVKDFNLEIADKEFIVFVGPSGCGKSTTLRMIAGLEAISGGDLLIDGVRMNDVPAKARNIAMVFQNYALYPHMTVYDNMAFGLKMQKVSPAIIEERVAWAAQILGLKEYLKRKPGALSGGQRQRVALGRAIVREAGVFLMDEPLSNLDAKLRVQMRAEISKLHQKLNTTMIYVTHDQTEAMTMATRIVIMKDGIVQQVGAPKEVYNHPANMFVAGFIGSPAMNFIRGAIDGDYFVTETLRLPLPENKLARLNDSDYQRKGVVLGIRPEDIFPGVTGDDAVEAKIAVAELTGAEFMLYATVGGHEMVVRAGADKDYQADQRINIAFDMKKCHVFDSETEAAIA
- a CDS encoding LacI family DNA-binding transcriptional regulator — translated: MSPTIYDIARVAKVSKSTVSRVLNNQTNISDAARERVLKAIEELNYQPNKMARALTSSGFDAIMVISARSTKTTAGNPFFSEVLHAIMARAEETGFDVILQTSRNSEDDLQKCLTRIRQKMIKGIIMLSAPADETFFERLDECAIPVIVIGKVAGDYQHIASVDTDNYHDSIALTDTLVAKGCQRIACVHAPLDYHVSVDRLAGFRASLAKHQRPDDAALVVDGGYTQESALDAARRLLALPKPPDAVFATDSLKLMSVYRAAAERGIAIPDALTVVGYSNETLSFLLTPPPGGINVPTRQLGDVSSALLFSRIAGESVPPRTLIPTTII
- a CDS encoding YcjX family protein — translated: MIKQLQSEMQALMNRSVDRHLRLAVTGLSRSGKTAFITALVNQLLSVNSGARLPLFSPVREERLLGVRRVPQQDMGVARFTYDEGLAQLFGTPPAWPTPTRGVSEIRLALRYRSRESLLRHFKDTSTLYLDIVDYPGEWLLDLPMLAQDYLTWSRQMTGLLQGDRAVWAQRWRSLCEGLDPLAPGDEKRLAEIAEAWTDYLMQCKREGLHFIQPGRFVLPGDLAGAPVLQFFPWPGVDEVGETKLAQAGKQTNIGMLRERYQYYCEKVVKGFYREHFVRFDRQIVLVDCLQPLNSGPQAFNDMRLALTQLMQSFHYGQRTLFRRLFSPVIDKLLFAATKADHVTHDQHANLVSLLSQLVQEAWQNAAFEGIEMDCTGIASIQATESGMVESRGESVPALRGNRLSDGAPLTIYPGDVPARLPGSAFWQQQGFQFEAFRPRVMDVDRPLPHIRLDAVLEFLTGDKLR
- a CDS encoding YcjF family protein, translating into MSEIKPRREFDEPLRPEEGPTLRATQAFDEAQAFVPAVEEETLNADAPERVVENALKPRRSLWRRMVVAGLGLFGVSVVAQGVQWATNAWYTRDWIALGGCVAGGLIVAAGVGAIASEWRRLYRLRERAEERDEARELLASHGSGKARAFCEKLASQAGLTQGHPALARWHAAIHETHSDREVVTLYAHIVQPVLDSQARSAISRSAAESTLMIAVSPLALVDMAFIAWRNLRLVNRIATIYGIELGYYSRIRLFRLVLLNMAFAGASEMVREVGLDWMSQDLAARVSARVAQGLGAGLLTARLGVKAMELCRPLPWTEDDKPRLGDFRRQLLSEVKATLQKQKREREE
- the tyrR gene encoding transcriptional regulator TyrR codes for the protein MRLEVFCEDRLGLTRELLDLLVLRSIDLRGIEIDPIGRIYLNFSTLEFNAFSSLMAEIRRIPGVTDVRTVPWMPSEREHRSLSALLEALPEPVFSVDMKSKIELANPASCALFGQNEARLRNHNAASLISGFNFQRWLESSPTASHTEHVVINGQDFVLEITPVHLEEESGSSVLTGAVAMLRSTVRMGRQLQNLTSLDLHAFSHIIAVSPRMKQVVDQARKLAMLNAPLLITGDTGTGKDLLAHACHLASPRADKPYLALNCASIPEDVVESELFGHAPGAYANAHEGKKGFFEQANGGSVLLDEIGEMSPRMQAKLLRFLNDGTFRRVGEEHEVHVDVRVICATQKNLVELVQKGAFREDLFYRLNVLTLNLPPLRDRPQDIMPLTEMFVARFADEQGVPRPKLAGDLGQVLTRYGWPGNVRQLKNAIYRALTQLEGYELRPQDILLPDFDAAALPVGEEAMEGSLDDITRRFERSVLTQLYRSYPSTRKLAKRLGVSHTAIANKLREYGLSQRKGEE
- the tpx gene encoding thiol peroxidase: MSQIVYFQGNPVSVVGQIPQAGSKAAPFSLVAKDLSDVSLSQFAGKRKVLNIFPSIDTGVCAASVRKFNQLATGMENTVVLCVSADLPFAQSRFCGAEGLSNVITLSTLRNPEFAKEYGVGIEEGALKGLTARAVLVLNENDEIVFSELVNEITHEPNYDAALNALKA
- the ycjG gene encoding L-Ala-D/L-Glu epimerase; the encoded protein is MRSVKVYQEAWPLHSPFVIARGSRSEAVVVVVELEEEGVRALGECTPYPRYGESAASVMAQIMTVVPQLEAGLDRAGLQKLLPAGAARNAVDCALWDLEARRAGETLEAFLQVTLPEQHTTAQTVVLGAPEQMASNAALLWEKGARLLKIKLDDTFITERMVAIRGAVPEATLIVDANESWHAEGLAARCQLLADLGVQMLEQPLPASDDRALENFIHPLSICADESCHARGSLKTLAGRYEMINIKLDKTGGLTEALALARQATEEGFGLMLGCMLCTSRAIGAALPLIPQMRFTDLDGPTWLAVDVEPPLRFTPGQLYLHSDVGPQLSSS
- the mpaA gene encoding murein tripeptide amidase MpaA, whose translation is MNTLTPLRPRARRGALPDDALRYGESALGAPLLWFPAPEAQRAPGLIIAGTHGDENAALVTLSCALRTLEPTHRRHHVVLAVNPDGCQLGLRANARGVDLNRNFPAANWQPGETVYRWNSAAEARDVTLSTGEKPGSEPETAALCQLIHQLKPAWVVSFHDPLGCIEDPQQTPLGRWLADAFGLPHVTSVGYETPGSFGSWCADLGLICITAEFPAISADDATERYLAAMTALLHYDDES